One Fusarium falciforme chromosome 1, complete sequence genomic window carries:
- a CDS encoding DNA helicase: protein MYYTRRAGPRDADEFQRQSHGLKAGRAVKEVKKFVVVGQELGYTRELEAIMKFSNDKYNHCFVSSQGWYELEDAICITMEYFELGDLQQYIDTPFQESEGKEITDQILEGLAFMHDNGFIHRDLKPANIMVVDKSPEWFVKIADFGISKRRHHDTSLLTMQRGTHGFAAPEVIGSTSDQSYTYSADMWSLGAMVYRILTSKMAFDSIGDLFKYVRDELEFLVGRRLGVIIMEKFSPMAGPATDFLITIAEPRSRPAFLHEYIMTPHSLYAAVSVGLSPEDIIGTLDRFLKTQLPPRIKQFVLSCTTSYGKVKLVLNSNRYFVESIDREILQMLLKDKVIKKFRLRGSGKINTAAAPMMGGIVIPGTKDAAGAQEANLPHKTAKQPIETNLSADVYPALNEDEAVKVVQKRCLDLSYPILEEYDSRFDRANSNLKIDLRPNTQIRPYQEKSLSKMLGNGRAKSGIIVLPCGAGKTLVGIAAACTIKKSVVVLCTSSVSAVQWRKEFLNRLNINPASITTFTAESKTIFKGRADIIVTTYSMVTTSRERSRESKEIMSFLAGREWGLMFLDEVHVVPANIFRQISHLNFLIGPKLYEANWMELSQQGHIAKVQCAEVWWPMPVEFYETYLKVPIRMKRILGAVNPFKFQACQHLINYHESRGGKIIVFSDDLYSLKLYAIKLGKAFIYGETSQEERMTILEDFQRNPFMNTLGRILRAKRRNDEGFNAFFYTLVSKDTQEMFYPLKRQAFLVGQGYAFKVIKQLAGIHNMPELAFAKASERQEPLKHTIIDNEKVISEEGETDYLFGNGKGKSGQKKTAKEKSKRNPFFRKLDRERERRRKKAAQ from the exons ATGTACTATACGAGACGGGCTGGTCCGCGCGACGCCGACGAGTTCCAAAGACAGAGCCATGGATTAAAGGCAGGCAG GGCCGTCAAGGAGGTTAAGAAGTTTGTTGTTGTGGGACAGGAGCTGGGCTATACCCGGgagctcgaggccatcatgaagtTCTCCAACGACAAG TACAACCATTGCTTTGTGAGTTCCCAAGGTTGGTATGAGCTTGAAGACGCCATATGTATCACCATGGAATACTTCGAGCTCGGAGATCTCCAGCAGTACATCGACACACCTTTTCAAGAATCCGAAGGGAAAGAAATCACAGATCAGATCCTCGAAGGGCTAGCCTTTATGCACGACAATGGGTTCATTCACCGCGACCTCAAGCCTGCC AACATCATGGTCGTCGACAAGAGTCCGGAGTGGTTCGTTAAGATTGCGGACTTTGGCATCAGCAAACGACGGCATCACGATACCTCACTTCTCACGATGCAGCGCGGGACACATGGCTTCGCAGCACCCGAGGTTATCGGGTCGACCTCAGACCAGTCCTACACATACTCAGCCGACATGTGGTCGTTGGGCGCCATGGTGTATCGCATTCTCACAAGCAAGATGGCATTCGATTCCATAGGAGACCTATTCAAGTATGTTCGTGACGAGCTCGAGTTCCTGGTCG GGAGAAGACTT GGCGTTATCATAATGGAAAAGTTCAGTCCCATGGCAGGCCCAGCAACTGActtcctcatcaccatcgccgagCCCAGATCTAGGCCGGCGTTTCTTCACGAATACATCATGACGCCTCATAGTCTATATGCAGCTGTGTCTGTTGGCCTGAGTCCTGAAGACATCATCGGCACTCTTGATCGCTTCCTCAAGACCCAGTTGCCCCCCCGCATCAAACAGTTCGTTCTGTCATGCACCACGAGCTacggcaaggtcaagttGGTGTTGAATAGTAACCGCTATTTTGTCGAGAGTATTGATCGCGAAATTCTTCAGATGCTGCTCAAAGATAAGGTCATCAAGAAGTTTCGACTACGTGGTTCAGGGAAGATCAACACAGCAGCTGCACCTATGATGGGTGGGATCGTCATCCCCGGCACCAAGGACGCAGCTGGCGCCCAGGAGGCCAACCTCCCCCACAAGACAGCGAAGCAACCTATAGAGACGAATTTGAGTGCAGATGTTTACCCTGCGTTGAACGAGGACGAAG CTGTCAAGGTGGTCCAAAAGCGCTGTCTGGACCTCTCTTATCCCATCCTTGAAGAGTACGACTCTCGCTTCGACCGTGCCAACTCAAACCTCAAGATCGATCTGCGACCCAATACACAGATCCGGCCGTATCAGGAAAAGAGCCTCAGCAAGATGCTTGGCAACGGCCGAGCCAAGAGCGGAATCATCGTCCTGCCATGCGGTGCAGGGAAAACCTTGGTAGGCATCGCAGCTGCGTGTACTATCAAGAAGAGCGTTGTTGTGCTCTGTACGAGCTCTGTCTCTGCGGTCCAGTGGCGCAAAGAGTTTCTAAACCGGCTGAACATCAACCCAGCTAGCATTACCACCTTTACCGCAGAGAGCAAGACTATCTTTAAGGGCAGAGCTGATATCATCGTTACGACGTATTCTATGGTAACCACCAGCCGCGAGCGTTCCAGAGAGTCGAAAGAGatcatgagcttcttggcaggCCGGGAATGGGGTCTCATgttcctcgacgaggtcCACGTTGTGCCCGCCAACATCTTCAGACAG ATCTCGCACCTCAACTTCCTGATTGGCCCGAAACTGTATGAAGCCAACTGGATGGAGTTGTCTCAGCAAGGTCACATCGCCAAGGTCCAGTGCGCTGAAGTTTGGTGGCCGATGCCAGTCGAGTTCTATGAGACATACCTGAAGGTGCCTATCCGGATGAAGCGAATTTTGGGGGCCGTGAATCCATTCAAATTCCAGGCCTGTCAGCATCTCATCAATTATCACGAGTCACGCGGTGGCAAGATTATCGTCTTCTCTGATGACCTCTACTCGCTCAAGCTCTATGCTATTAAACTCGGCAAGGCCTTCATCTATGGTGAGACGTCGCAAGAGGAGCGGATGACGATCCTCGAGGATTTCCAACGAAATCCTTTTATGAACAC ACTTGGTCGCATCTTGCGGGCAAAGCGGCGTAACGATGAGGGTTTCAATGCCTTCTTTTACACCCTCGTCTCCAAGGATACGCAAGAGATGTTCTACCCGTTGAAGCGGCAGGCCTTTCTCGTGGGCCAGGGCTACGCCTTCAAGGTGATTAAGCAACTCGCCGGTATACACAATATGCCGGAACTTGCCTTTGCGAAAGCTTCCGAGCGACAAGAGCCACTGAAGCACACAATTATAGACAATGAAAAGGTTATCAGCGAGGAGGGTGAGACAGACTATCTTTTCGGGAATGGGAAGGGCAAATCTGGTCAGAAAAAGACTGCTAAGGAGAAGTCGAAACGGAACCCATTCTTTCGAAAGCTTGACCGAGAGAGGGAGCGCCGCCGGAAGAAGGCCGCCCAGTAA
- a CDS encoding Protein kinase domain-containing protein has product MSGVELGLASFAAADLVLNYGKRLIKLYKDYNSADDYVKESILLVEAILSRADTQVEFLKQVESKLSDDQRRIQFELYEMLKDRLYIAVGKLESVISEKGIRKVKLAIVKSSIKEVVEQLERWQRIFDPTWLLVFRTHNIIIDAKLQTELAASSRTTSVGESIAAQASRETLGEAHAFRRIVNGELDQVHVTLPQEKLNWTQAESVSFSSTQIIARIGSQKRYLVNSIPCHSNMDIASVRADSEDLAKKLHQINSDDCGLLACYGLVKRRGPGQRKINSLDLVFQMPQKDATPVTLRERLMQPQIFSLTEALDLSRHLARAVSYVHAYHFVHKNIRPGNILLFPKNESDTSLGSAYLLGFDSFRSVNFQTLFEGDITWEGNLYRHPGRQGLRAHDKYVMQHDVYSLGVCLLEVGLWASFVQHDGETAPGEALGLTVEDFGKIQETGRPSPFIKDHLVKLAQSRLPMKMGDRYTAVVVTCLCCLDDDNEDFREESDMQDDDGILIGVKFIGKVLMRLNEISI; this is encoded by the exons ATGAGTGGCGTGGAGCTAGGATTGGCTTCATTTGCTGCGGCAGACTTGGTTCTTAA TTATGGCAAGAGGTTGATAAAGTTGTACAAGGATTACAACAGCGCCGATGACTATGTAAAGGAGAGTATCCTGCTGgtcgaggccatcctcaGCCGTGCAGATACGCAAGTCGAGTTTCTGAAACAGGTCGAAAGCAAACTCAGCGACGACCAGCGCAGGATCCAGTTTGAGCTCTATGAGATGCTGAAGGACAGGCTATACATCGCCGTCGGCAAGCTTGAATCGGTCATCTCTGAAAAGGGCATCAGGAAGGTTAAGCTGGCCATTGTCAAGAGCAGTATCAAGGAGGTTGTCGAACAGCTTGAGCGTTGGCAGAGGATCTTTGATCCAACTTGGCTACTCGTCTTCCGCACTCATAACATCATCATAGATGCAAAGCTACAAACCGAACTAGCAGCTTCATCCCGTACCACATCGGTTGGGGAATCCATTGCTGCCCAAGCCTCTCGAGAGACTCTAGGAGAGGCACATGCTTTCCGCAGAATCGTAAACGGAGAACTCGATCAGGTCCATGTCACATTGCCTCAAGAAAAACTGAACTGGACCCAAGCAGAGTCGGTATCATTTTCATCGACCCAAATCATCGCGCGAATCGGCTCTCAAAAGCGATACCTCGTCAACTCGATCCCATGCCACTCCAATATGGATATCGCCAGCGTCAGAGCAGACTCCGAAGACTTGGCAAAGAAGCTGCACCAGATCAACTCAGATGACTGTGGTCTTCTAGCTTGCTATGGGCTCGTCAAGAGGAGAGGCCCGGGCCAGCGAAAGATCAATTCACTGGATTTGGTTTTCCAGATGCCCCAAAAAGATGCCACACCGGTTACCTTGAGGGAACGCCTCATGCAACCCCAGATCTTCAGCCTTACTGAAGCACTCGATCTATCGAGGCATCTCGCAAGGGCAGTCAGTTACGTCCACGCCTACCACTTTGTCCACAAGAACATCCGACCCGGAAACATTCTACTGTTTCCCAAAAACGAATCCGACACATCTCTGGGATCTGCCTATCTTCTCGGTTTTGACTCTTTCCGCAGCGTCAACTTCCAGACTCTCTTCGAGGGAGACATTACCTGGGAAGGGAATCTCTATCGACACCCTGGGCGCCAAGGCCTTCGTGCCCACGACAAATACGTCATGCAGCATGATGTGTATAGCCTTGGGGTCTGTTTGCTGGAGGTTGGCCTCTGGGCGAGTTTTGTACAGCACGACGGCGAGACGGCTCCAGGTGAGGCTCTAGGCTTGACCGTGGAGGATTTTGGCAAGATACAAGAAACTGGCAGGCCGTCTCCCTTCATCAAGGATCATCTTGTGAAGCTTGCACAGTCTAGGCTTCCGATGAAGATGGGAGATAGGTACACGGCAGTTGTCGTCACATGTCTGTGCTGTTTGGACGATGACAATGAGGATTTTAGGGAGGAGAGCGACATGCAGGATGACGATGGGATCTTGATAGGAGTCAAGTTTATTGGAAAGGTTCTGATGCGACTAAACGAGATTTCTATCTAG
- a CDS encoding SAS4 domain-containing protein gives MASVTRSSRRAEGPHPHQHLAHHHLTPSTGVFAHTQGGAGGGGGRSKRVLDAHDRDRDALKPKRTRITVEILAKGSHGLSDIIPDNLVPPPARNPRQTATPTVASATTTPTTNPPPPTEVVKPAPKQEPTLTKHQSKVINGIKHELDRLQPQAKDTNPQEQGRKLRSQEATRFKSELSAYFPEYDEVIGNEPKEQHLFNVDTPIVVVDSDPRRAVSGAQRAAPQQPHPADEYPVRGYGDALFHDVFDAQRVELNFLVQPKDKTVEDPLPDKLFQPVHRRAERLERSIRNTEKGRAQHEKDQIIRLLEGLQGHDWLRVMGVSGVTETKKKTFEPARDHFIKGCQAILAKFRNWVLEEKRRKQEKDKARAEKEDEEDSGSAEEEDEADDHDGANGDMSDSASPAKQLRDEAMARSKAKGSKKRKSTPQPVSTKAPRPPKPPPAPKTPEPPKEFKSFFSKKYERESALHRHRRTGRKVLAWGHPIPEIPQVDFDLPEEYRDEDTLKARARKKRRDRRRSKQ, from the exons ATGGCCTCTGTCACCCGTTCCTCGCGGCGCGCTGAGGGTCCTCACCCGCATCAGCATCTCGCGCACCATCACCTGACGCCTTCCACAGGCGTATTTGCCCACACACAGGGCGGCGCTGGCGGAGGTGGAGGGCGAAGCAAGAGGGTGCTCGACGCCCACGATCGCGACCGTGATGCCCTCAAGCCCAAGAGAACCCGAATAACCGTCGAGATTTTGGCTAAGGGCTCTCACGGATTGTCCGATATCATCCCCGACAACTTAGTCCCGCCGCCCGCGCGCAACCCGCGACAAACTGCGACGCCCACGGTGGCGAGTGCGACGACAACGCCCACGACCAACCCTCCCCCCCCGACCGAAGTCGTGAAACCTGCTCCAAAGCAGGAGCCGACCCTTACAAAACACCAGAGTAAAGtcatcaacggcatcaaaCATGAGCTCGACCGCCTACAGCCCCAGGCAAAGGATACAAACCCCCAAGAACAGGGCCGCAAGCTCCGTTCCCAAGAAGCCACGAGGTTCAAAAGTGAACTCTCTGCATACTTTCCCGAGTACGATGAAGTGATTGGGAATGAACCCAAAGAACAGC ACCTTTTCAACGTTGATACCCCCATCGTTGTCGTCGATTCTGACCCACGACGCGCTGTTTCTGGCGCCCAACGCGCAGCACCGCAGCAACCCCACCCCGCTGACGAATATCCCGTGCGAGGATATGGCGATGCCCTCTTCCACGACGTGTTCGATGCGCAGCGCGTAGAACTCAACTTTCTAGTCCAACCCAAGGACAAAACGGTTGAGGATCCTTTACCTGATAAGCTTTTCCAGCCGGTGCATCGCCGAGCTGAGAGATTGGAGCGATCAATTCGCAATACCGAGAAGGGCCGAGCCCAGCATGAAAAGGACCAAATCATCAGGCTGCTAGAAGGCCTCCAAGGTCATGACTGGCTGAGGGTTATGGGTGTTAGTGGTGTCACGGaaaccaagaagaagacttTTGAGCCAGCCCGAGACCACTTCATCAAGGGCTGCCAAGCCATACTTGCCAAGTTCCGAAACTGGGTTTTGGAAGAAAAGAGGCGCAAACAGGAAAAAGACAAGGCTCGAGCCGAGaaggaagacgaagaagactCTGGAagtgctgaggaggaggatgaagcggATGACCATGATGGTGCAAACGGCGACATGAGCGACTCGGCGTCACCAGCGAAGCAGCTCCGCGATGAAGCCATGGCGAGATCGAAAGCTAAAGGCTCAAAGAAGCGCAAGTCAACTCCACAGCCGGTGTCGACCAAAGCACCGCGACCACCGAAGCCACCACCGGCTCCAAAAACCCCAGAACCTCCCAAGGAGTTCAAGTCGTTCTTTAGCAAGAAGTACGAGCGCGAGAGCGCTCTGCACCGGCATCGGCGTACAGGCAGGAAGGTGCTGGCATGGGGTCACCCGATCCCCGAGATACCCCAGGTTGACTTTGATTTGCCGGAAGAATACCGTGATGAAGATACCCTCAAGGCCCGGGCGAGAAAGAAGCGCCGGGACCGGCGACGCAGCAAGCAGTGA
- a CDS encoding Transcription initiation factor TFIID subunit 2, translating into MSQELAPEKHSLLDAEDGLAPVEDLPVLEYFVIKQEVNLEVNFRDKRIDGTTNIFIVTFNDKIEEVALDAADCEIDTENIYVSDVKEANGDPYEVHRRKTTAVYQDPYKKLSHSANWNLRADHHDIRRRRARSVFHSRKNDVPAENREFEGCTPVYGSLRVSLRGRVEPDRPRLIIRKSTTGLDPAEKINRQFKITIPFTNSNPRDGMQFVGVDPLDNRFTHMYTRSSIHPGTASCIFPCVDDHGSRCDWKISIKYPRTLGDALQQALATQQNGASSDKMQIDGQERIHNLAEEDKLREMSVVCSGFLMEETVDPDDDHKKIMTFEPEKKVSVQKLGFAVGPFEHIDLSSESRTEEDEVKLGMNALKVHAYCLPHRADWVRNTSAALTMAADFFTYTFARYPFGNFKICFLDDMVQDTVPLYSMAFVSNRLLFPEDIIDPEIEVTRKIVHTLASQWIGINMIPNTRNDLWLIIGVAHYMTDLFMKRLCGNNEYRFRMKTLSDKLVQVDIDRPCLYDLGSSLHLGEFEMDFMTLKAPVVFFILDKRLIKASGGHGLTRILQKLLTKVQIEASDKSTILETEKFRAVCEKGARYRLESFWNQWVYGSGCPRFDVKAKFNKKRLCVELTLNQIQFQTVKKPALERDDFLRVIKERRAGVKTGEVQPLFTGPMTVRIHEADGTPYEHILEIREDATRSTKFEIPYNTKYKRLKRTRRMKEKQNVGASMDAENLDDTLLYCLGDVLQTPDEQAQWELIDWDPDTERKMDQESYEWIRVDADFEWACDMKRTLEPYMYVSQLQQDRDVVAQQDAMLYLTHGPLHPIASGFLTRTLVDRRYFHGIRTMAAEALPRQANIKDISMLGLRQLMKAFSEMFCHKGTNQPKPNDFSDKKQYNVQCAIIKAIAQVRDANTYKCPLEARQFILDQLLFNNNEDNPYSDHFYIATLVEALATSLIPSKKDDWFAMQNKIPNEEETQFLDRAMEQIERVLRRDEWTNSYQNVWTIAGLNAKQRLMKAEVIPKAYIDFGQYLLDGTRDLIRIKAFEALIDLGAMMDPTMFSLLIYSLTTDRSPYVRNKLIDAAASGLAAIAFGEHAKVVKNEPPPEDEEGDLLLVQDSAQEIEARKEMFARKENLDAALKALRREMEETYAGDERHYSTAMRKALDHPGLGRCEMESMLDLAAMMFEEASQWIITLPLPKAWKAERSAEQQLSNKLLVLFKSYYRTKPKEPIVQPPPPPAQEPVRPIPLPRTSSIKINTHRSTTPQRPVAPPLPQPQTQTQSPVPAQSLGEKDTIVASPAVSRQPSVSSSSTSKPARPVEPSSVGSIKRPRPEKDEHHTPAPKRPKTEKPSGPDLGSVRRKSRIVTLKTKTPGLLGVILRDARKQSTNGRTSLPSAAPKDGLPVSVRDTITAKPARKPLPTGDQPIRKPLPGGPASSPHASASSPKVSLNSHSNFTPKPKSASPASNTPTGAPRPRPKIKIIRKPHPPPSAS; encoded by the exons ATGTCGCAAGAACTTGCGCCCGAGAAGCACTCTCTCTTGGACGCCGAAGATGGCCTCGCGCCCGTGGAAGACCTCCCGGTTCTGGAGTACTTTGTCATCAAGCAAGAGGTTAATCTAGAGGTGAATTTTCGCGATAAGCGCATCGACGGGACAACCAACATTTTCATTGTCACCTTCAATGATAAGATCGAAGAGGTGGCACTGGATGCCGCCGACTGCGAGATCGATACCGAAAATATCTACGTTTCTGATGTTAAGGAGGCCAACGGAGATCCTTACGAGGTGCATCGACGCAAAACGACGGCTGTCTACCAAGATCCGTACAAAAAGCTCTCCCACTCGGCGAATTGGAACCTACGAGCCGATCACCACGACATTCGGCGTAGACGCGCTCGGTCAGTGTTTCATAGCCGAAAGAACGACGTCCCCGCCGAGAATAGAGAGTTCGAGGGTTGCACGCCGGTCTACGGGTCGCTCAGGGTGAGCCTGCGCGGTAGGGTCGAGCCTGATCGTCCGAGATTGATTATTAGGAAGTCTACGACAGGGCTCGATCCCGCCGAAAAGATCAACAGGCAATTCAAGATTACAATACCCTTTACAAATTCTAACCCTCGAGATGGGATGCAGTTCGTCGGTGTCGATCCTCTGGATAACCGCTTCACGCACATGTACACTCGGAGCTCCATCCACCCTGGGACAGCTTCTTGCATATTTCCATGCGTCGATGACCATGGTTCCCGTTGCGACTGGAAGATCTCGATCAAGTATCCCCGCACTCTGGGTGATGCCCTGCAGCAAGCGTTGGCTACACAGCAGAATGGCGCAAGCTCAGACAAGATGCAGATCGATGGACAGGAGCGGATTCACAATCTTGCGGAAGAGGACAAGCTGAGGGAAATGTCGGTTGTCTGCTCGGGATTCCTTATGGAGGAGACCGTGGATCCAGACGACGACCACAAAAAGATCATGACGTTTGAACCTGAGAAGAAGGTATCGGTTCAGAAGCTCGGTTTTGCTGTTGGCCCGTTCGAGCATATCGACCTCTCGTCCGAATCTAGaacagaggaagatgaggtcaAGCTCGGTATGAATGCGCTCAAGGTCCATGCCTACTGTCTACCACACCGCGCCGACTGGGTTCGAAACACCTCTGCCGCTCTAACAATGGCGGCCGACTTTTTCACCTACACCTTTGCTCGGTATCCTTTCGGCAACTTCAAGATCTGTTTTCTCGACGATATGGTTCAGGATACGGTGCCTCTCTACTCCATGGCCTTCGTCAGCAATCGCCTGCTATTCCCAGAGGATATCATTGACCCCGAGATCGAAGTTACCAGGAAGATTGTTCACACTCTGGCCAGCCAGTGGATCGGCATCAACATGATCCCAAACACTCGAAACGACCTCTGGCTCATCATCGGTGTCGCTCACTACATGACGGATCTTTTCATGAAGCGCCTCTGTGGCAACAATGAGTACAGATTCCGCATGAAGACCCTCTCAGACAAGCTCGTGCAGGTTGATATTGACCGACCCTGTCTTTATGACCTTGGTTCCAGTCTTCACCTGGGAGAGTTCGAAATGGACTTCATGACCCTCAAAGCTCcagtcgtcttcttcatcttggacAAGCGGCTCATCAAGGCTTCGGGAGGACACGGCTTGACACGCATTCTCCAGAAATTGTTGACCAAGGTTCAGATTGAAGCGTCCGACAAGTCAACTATCCTCGAAACAGAAAAGTTCCGTGCAGTTTGCGAGAAGGGTGCGCGATACCGACTCGAGAGCTTTTGGAATCAATGGGTCTACGGTTCCGGATGCCCGCGATTTGACGTCAAAGCCAAGTTCAATAAGAAGAGGTTATGCGTCGAGTTGACCTTGAATCAGATCCAGTTCCAGACGGTTAAGAAGCCTGCCTTGGAGAGGGATGACTTTCTACGTGTGATCAAGGAGCGTCGTGCTGGTGTCAAGACGGGTGAGGTGCAGCCGCTATTCACTGGACCGATGACAGTTCGAATCCATGAAGCAGACGGAACACCTTATGAACACATTCTGGAGATCCGTGAGGATGCGACACGTTCAACTAAGTTTGAGATTCCCTACAATACCAAGTACAAACGTCTCAAGCGGACTCGTCGCatgaaggagaagcagaATGTGGGCGCCAGTATGGACGCTGAAAACCTGGACGATACGCTGCTCTATTGCCTGGGCGATGTCCTTCAAACCCCAGACGAGCAGGCCCAGTGGGAGTTGATTGATTGGGACCCCGACACCGAAAGGAAGATGGACCAAGAGTCATACGAGTGGATTCGCGTGGACGCCGACTTCGAATGGGCCTGCGATATGAAGAGGACCCTCGAGCCGTACATGTACGTGTCTCAGCTGCAACAAGACAGGGACGTCGTGGCTCAACAAGATGCCATGCTATACCTCACTCATGGTCCCCTGCACCCCATCGCTTCTGGCTTCCTCACCAGGACGTTGGTGGACCGTCGCTATTTCCATGGCATTCGGACCATGGCCGCAGAGGCATTACCGCGGCAGGCCAATATCAAGGACATTTCGATGCTTGGTCTCCGGCAACTAATGAAGGCCTTCAGTGAGATGTTTTGCCACAAGGGAACAAATCAGCCGAAACCGAATGACTTTTCCGACAAGAAGCAATACAACGTCCAATGCGCCATTATCAAGGCCATCGCTCAGGTCAGAGATGCTAACACCTACAAATGTCCGCTCGAGGCCCGACAATTCATCCTGGACCAACTCCTTTTCAACAACAATGAGGACAACCCCTATTCCGACCACTTTTACATCGCTACACTCGTTGAAGCTCTTGCCACGTCTCTTATCCCCTCGAAGAAGGATGATTGGTTTGCCATGCAAAACAAGATACCGAATGAGGAGGAGACGCAGTTCCTTGATAGGGCAATGGAACAAATCGAACGTGTCCTTCGCCGCGATGAATGGACTAATTCGTACCAGAATGTCTGGACGATTGCGGGCCTGAACGCGAAACAACGGCTGATGAAGGCTGAGGTGATACCAAAGGCGTACATCGACTTTGGGCAATATCTACTGGATGGAACGAGAGATCTCATCCGAATCAAAGCCTTCGAGGCGCTGATTGATCTTGGGGCCATGATGGACCCTACCATGTTTTCGTTGCTGATATACTCCCTGACTACCGACCGATCACCATACGTGCGCAATAAGCTCATCGACGCCGCGGCTTCCGGGCTTGCCGCTATCGCTTTTGGAGAGCATGCAAAGGTTGTTAAGAATGAACCTCCTcccgaagacgaagaaggcGACCTCCTCCTTGTCCAAGACAGTGCGCAGGAGATCGAAGCCAGGAAGGAAATGTTTGCAAGGAAAGAGAACTTGGACGCTGCCCTCAAGGCTCTGCGacgagagatggaggagacctACGCAGGCGACGAGCGACACTACAGCACAGCGATGCGTAAGGCGCTAGATCACCCAGGTCTTGGCCGATGCGAAATGGAGAGTATGTTGGATCTGGCGGCGATGATGTTTGAGGAGGCATCCCAGTGGATCATCACGCTCCCTCTGCCCAAGGCTTGGAAGGCCGAGCGATCGGCTGAGCAGCAGCTCTCTAACAAA TTGCTGGTGTTGTTCAAATCCTATTATAGGACAAAACCAAAGGAGCCCATCGTACAaccgcctcctccgccaGCTCAAGAGCCCGTGCGACCTATCCCTCTTCCGAGAACTTCATCGATCAAGATCAACACTCACAGATCTACCACCCCCCAGCGTCCAGTGGCGCCGCCTTTGCCTCAACCCCAAACTCAAACACAAAGTCCCGTTCCAGCCCAATCACTCGGAGAGAAGGACACTATCGTGGCTTCACCAGCTGTCTCTCGCCAACCAAGCgtttcttcctcgtcaacctcaAAGCCTGCTAGGCCCGTTGAGCCTTCATCTGTAGGCTCGATCAAGCGTCCACGTCCAGAGAAAGACGAGCATCACACCCCAGCACCCAAGCGCCCCAAGACAGAGAAGCCATCGGGACCTGACCTGGGCAGCGTGCGGAGGAAGAGTCGCATTGTCACTCTCAAAACCAAAACTCCTGGGCTTCTCGGAGTAATTCTTCGGGATGCGAGGAAGCAGAGCACCAATGGCAGGACATCTCTGCCCTCGGCTGCTCCCAAGGATGGTCTTCCAGTCAGTGTGAGGGACACTATCACTGCGAAACCTGCAAGAAAGCCACTCCCAACTGGGGACCAACCAATCAGGAAGCCTCTGCCTGGAGGCCCGGCATCCTCGCCACATGCTTCGGCATCGAGTCCAAAGGTTTCGCTCAACTCGCACTCGAATTTCACCCCGAAGCCAAAATCTGCCAGTCCTGCTTCGAACACGCCAACTGGGGCGCCGCGTCCACGacccaagatcaagatcaTTCGAAAGCCAcatccaccaccatcagCCTCTTAG